A single genomic interval of Lentimicrobium saccharophilum harbors:
- the rplX gene encoding 50S ribosomal protein L24 — protein sequence MSTKLSIKKGDTVMVIAGDSKGKQGKVLEVDVEKMQAIVEGVNLISKHTKPNAKNAQGGIVKKEAGIHVSNLMVVDGTGKPTRIGRKLDTKTNKSVRYSKKSGEVIK from the coding sequence ATGAGCACGAAACTAAGTATAAAAAAGGGTGATACCGTGATGGTGATCGCCGGTGACTCAAAAGGGAAGCAGGGTAAGGTTCTGGAGGTGGATGTTGAGAAAATGCAGGCCATCGTTGAAGGCGTTAACCTGATCTCCAAGCACACCAAACCCAACGCCAAGAACGCTCAGGGTGGAATCGTGAAAAAAGAGGCCGGAATCCATGTATCCAACCTGATGGTTGTGGATGGCACCGGCAAGCCCACCCGCATCGGGCGGAAGCTTGACACCAAAACCAATAAATCAGTCCGTTATTCTAAAAAGTCGGGGGAGGTAATTAAGTAA
- the rplN gene encoding 50S ribosomal protein L14: protein MIQQESRLTVADNSGAKEVLCIRVLGGTRKRYASIGDKIVVTVKNALPSGNIKKGTVAKAVVVRTKKEIRRNDGSYIRFDDNAVVLLNNAGEMTGTRIFGPVARELREKQYMKIVSLAPEVL, encoded by the coding sequence ATGATACAACAGGAATCACGACTTACGGTAGCTGATAACAGCGGTGCAAAAGAAGTGCTTTGCATCCGTGTGCTGGGAGGAACCCGCAAACGTTATGCCTCTATTGGCGATAAAATCGTTGTAACCGTTAAAAATGCCCTTCCTTCCGGAAATATCAAGAAAGGTACAGTGGCCAAAGCGGTGGTTGTCAGAACCAAGAAAGAAATCCGCCGCAACGACGGTTCATATATCCGCTTTGATGACAACGCGGTAGTGCTGCTGAACAACGCCGGCGAAATGACCGGAACCCGTATCTTCGGACCGGTCGCCAGGGAACTGCGCGAAAAGCAGTACATGAAAATTGTTTCATTGGCACCCGAGGTGCTTTAA
- the rpsQ gene encoding 30S ribosomal protein S17, with protein sequence METRNLRKERIGVVVSNKMQKSIVVQVERREKHPKYGKFVKKSSKFAAHDENNDCNIGDTVRIAETRPLSKNKCWRLVEIIERAK encoded by the coding sequence ATGGAAACCAGAAATCTGAGAAAAGAAAGAATTGGGGTAGTTGTCAGCAACAAGATGCAGAAATCTATCGTCGTTCAGGTTGAACGTCGCGAGAAGCACCCCAAATACGGAAAGTTTGTGAAGAAATCCTCCAAATTTGCGGCCCATGACGAAAACAACGACTGCAATATCGGTGATACCGTTCGCATTGCAGAGACCCGTCCGCTGAGCAAGAACAAATGCTGGAGATTAGTCGAAATCATTGAAAGAGCCAAGTAA
- the rpmC gene encoding 50S ribosomal protein L29, whose product MKQEVIRELSTAELIERLDEERKQLTKLKLNHAVSPLENPNKIKNYRRTIARMLTELHKRKLNDAAAAQGTATVNTK is encoded by the coding sequence ATGAAACAAGAAGTCATTAGAGAGCTTTCAACAGCCGAACTTATTGAACGGCTCGATGAAGAACGCAAGCAGCTTACCAAGCTCAAGTTGAATCATGCTGTTTCGCCTCTTGAGAACCCCAATAAAATCAAAAATTACCGCAGGACCATCGCCCGTATGCTCACCGAATTGCATAAACGCAAATTGAATGATGCTGCAGCGGCTCAGGGTACGGCTACCGTTAACACTAAATAA
- the rplP gene encoding 50S ribosomal protein L16 — translation MLQPKKTKYRKMQKGKMKGNTKRGAELSFGSFGIKTLEEAWITGRQIEAARQAISRFMKREGQIWIRIFPDKPVTKKPAEVRMGKGKGAPEYFVARISPGRILFEAEGVTEEVAKEALRLGAQKLPVATKFVVRRDYVEESI, via the coding sequence ATGTTACAGCCAAAGAAAACCAAGTACAGGAAGATGCAGAAGGGCAAAATGAAGGGTAACACCAAACGTGGTGCTGAGCTTTCATTTGGTTCGTTCGGGATAAAAACCCTGGAAGAAGCCTGGATTACCGGCCGGCAGATTGAGGCCGCCCGTCAGGCTATCAGCCGTTTCATGAAACGTGAAGGCCAGATCTGGATCCGCATTTTCCCTGATAAGCCCGTTACCAAGAAACCTGCTGAAGTGCGTATGGGTAAAGGTAAAGGTGCTCCTGAATATTTCGTGGCACGCATTAGCCCGGGCCGCATCCTGTTCGAAGCCGAAGGTGTTACCGAAGAGGTTGCAAAGGAAGCCCTCCGCCTGGGTGCCCAGAAATTGCCTGTTGCCACCAAATTTGTGGTAAGAAGAGATTACGTTGAAGAATCAATATAA
- the rpsC gene encoding 30S ribosomal protein S3, with amino-acid sequence MGQKTNPIGNRLGIIKGWDSNWYGGRRFEHKLVEDDQIRKYLNARLSKAGVSKIVIERTLKLVTVTIHTARPGIIIGKGGQEVDKLKEELKKVTKKEIQINISEIKRPEMDAVIVANAIARQIEGRISYRRAIKTAIASTMRIGAEGIKVLISGRLAGAEMARREMIKEGRTPLHTLRADIDYAIAEAHTTYGRIGIKVWICKGEVYGKVDLTPSAESQAATGAREKSMPPRPGGNRPPRGNRNRPKK; translated from the coding sequence ATGGGACAAAAGACAAATCCAATAGGTAACAGGTTAGGCATCATCAAAGGATGGGACTCCAACTGGTATGGTGGAAGGCGTTTTGAACACAAATTGGTGGAAGACGACCAGATCCGCAAATATCTGAATGCCCGTTTATCGAAAGCCGGGGTTTCGAAGATTGTGATCGAACGTACCCTTAAGCTGGTTACCGTTACTATCCATACTGCCCGTCCGGGTATCATCATCGGAAAAGGTGGTCAGGAAGTTGATAAATTGAAGGAAGAATTGAAGAAGGTCACCAAAAAGGAGATCCAGATCAATATTTCTGAAATCAAGCGCCCTGAAATGGATGCCGTGATCGTGGCCAACGCGATTGCCCGTCAGATTGAAGGCAGGATTTCATACCGCCGTGCGATTAAGACTGCGATAGCCTCCACCATGCGCATCGGTGCTGAAGGAATCAAGGTTTTGATTTCCGGAAGGTTGGCCGGCGCCGAGATGGCCCGTCGCGAGATGATCAAGGAAGGACGTACTCCGCTCCATACCCTTCGTGCTGACATTGATTATGCAATTGCTGAAGCCCACACAACCTATGGCCGTATCGGTATCAAGGTATGGATCTGCAAGGGTGAAGTTTATGGTAAGGTAGATCTTACCCCTTCGGCAGAAAGCCAGGCTGCTACCGGAGCAAGGGAAAAGTCAATGCCCCCGCGTCCGGGCGGAAACAGGCCTCCGCGTGGAAACCGCAACCGTCCCAAGAAGTAA
- the rplV gene encoding 50S ribosomal protein L22: MGSRKHNRAELIKEAKKTESFAKLRNCPTSPRKMRLVADMIRGMKVEQALHVLKHSPQEASGRMHKLLLSALANWQAKNEGVRMEETSLFVKEVGVDGGRSLKRIRTAPQGRAHRIRKRSNHVTLLIDNRIAQ, from the coding sequence ATGGGATCACGTAAACATAACAGAGCTGAGCTGATCAAGGAAGCAAAGAAGACTGAATCATTTGCCAAGCTCAGGAATTGCCCTACATCGCCCAGGAAAATGCGCCTGGTGGCTGATATGATCCGCGGCATGAAGGTGGAACAGGCACTGCATGTGCTTAAACATTCGCCCCAGGAGGCCAGTGGCCGTATGCACAAGCTGCTGCTTTCAGCGCTTGCCAACTGGCAGGCCAAGAATGAGGGCGTACGCATGGAAGAAACCAGTCTCTTTGTGAAAGAGGTAGGTGTTGACGGTGGCCGTTCACTGAAACGTATCCGCACTGCTCCCCAGGGTCGTGCCCATCGTATCCGCAAGCGTTCGAATCATGTTACTTTGTTGATTGACAATAGAATTGCACAATAA
- the rpsS gene encoding 30S ribosomal protein S19 has protein sequence MSRSLKKGPYIDYKLEKKVLDAISSNKKVVIKTWSRASMISPDFVGQTIAVHNGNKFIPVYVTENMVGHKLGEFSPTRIFRGHAGSKDKGKK, from the coding sequence ATGAGCCGTTCGCTTAAAAAAGGTCCTTATATCGACTACAAACTGGAAAAGAAAGTATTAGACGCCATCAGTTCCAACAAAAAAGTTGTGATTAAAACATGGTCGCGTGCTTCGATGATTTCTCCGGATTTTGTGGGGCAGACTATCGCCGTCCATAACGGAAATAAATTCATCCCGGTTTATGTTACTGAGAATATGGTAGGTCACAAACTCGGGGAGTTTTCACCCACCCGTATCTTCAGGGGCCATGCCGGTAGTAAAGATAAAGGTAAAAAATAA
- the rplB gene encoding 50S ribosomal protein L2, whose protein sequence is MALKKFKPTTSSQRFKLVSALDDITATSPEKSLLQPRKSSGGRNNTGKMTIRSIGGGHKQKYRIIDFKRDKEDIPATVKTIEYDPNRTARIALLYYADGEKRYIVAPNGLKVGQEVIAGKGAQPEIGNALYLSEIPFGTVIHNIELRPGQGAKMARSAGSSAQLMSRDGKFAVIKLPSGETRMILQSCKATIGMVSNTEHNLEVSGKAGRSRWLGRRPRTRAVVMNPVDHPMGGGEGRASGGHPRSRKGLPAKGYKTRYPKKASNKYIIERRKK, encoded by the coding sequence ATGGCTTTAAAAAAATTCAAACCGACCACATCAAGTCAGCGCTTCAAACTGGTTAGCGCACTGGATGACATAACTGCTACAAGCCCTGAAAAGAGTTTGCTGCAGCCGAGGAAAAGCTCTGGTGGCCGAAACAACACCGGTAAAATGACCATCAGGTCAATAGGTGGTGGTCACAAGCAGAAATATCGTATCATCGACTTCAAACGCGATAAAGAGGATATTCCTGCAACGGTAAAGACCATTGAATACGATCCGAACCGTACCGCCCGTATTGCCCTGCTTTACTATGCCGATGGTGAGAAACGTTACATCGTTGCACCCAATGGACTGAAGGTAGGTCAGGAAGTTATTGCCGGCAAAGGCGCACAGCCTGAAATCGGGAATGCGCTTTACCTGAGTGAGATTCCGTTCGGTACCGTGATTCACAATATTGAGCTCAGGCCCGGACAGGGAGCAAAGATGGCACGTAGCGCCGGATCGTCGGCACAGCTGATGTCGCGCGATGGCAAATTTGCCGTTATCAAACTTCCTTCAGGGGAAACCCGCATGATCCTTCAGAGTTGCAAGGCAACCATAGGAATGGTTTCCAATACGGAGCATAACCTCGAGGTTTCAGGAAAGGCCGGACGCAGCCGCTGGCTCGGTCGCAGGCCACGTACACGTGCCGTTGTTATGAACCCGGTAGATCATCCGATGGGCGGTGGAGAAGGAAGGGCTTCAGGAGGACATCCGCGTTCACGCAAGGGGTTACCTGCAAAGGGTTACAAGACCCGGTATCCGAAGAAAGCTTCGAATAAATACATCATCGAAAGAAGGAAGAAGTAA
- the rplW gene encoding 50S ribosomal protein L23, with protein MGIIIKPVVTEKMTALGDKLQRYGFIVQKDSNKLQIKKAVEEIYGVEVTEVNTMNYAGKNKSRFTKTGMVKGRAGSYKKAIVTLAEGETIDFYSNI; from the coding sequence ATGGGTATCATAATAAAGCCGGTAGTTACGGAAAAGATGACAGCCTTAGGCGACAAGCTTCAACGTTACGGTTTTATCGTGCAGAAGGATTCCAACAAGCTGCAGATAAAGAAAGCCGTGGAAGAGATTTACGGCGTTGAAGTTACTGAAGTAAACACCATGAATTATGCCGGAAAGAACAAATCCAGGTTTACCAAGACCGGGATGGTTAAAGGCCGTGCAGGTTCGTACAAAAAGGCTATTGTAACTTTAGCTGAGGGTGAAACAATTGATTTTTATAGCAATATTTAA
- the rplD gene encoding 50S ribosomal protein L4: MELTVYNIKGEKTGKTVNLNDSVFNIEPNDHAIYLDTKQYLANQRQGTHSSKEKSTVSGSTRKLKRQKGTGGARAGSIKSPLMRGGARVFGPQPRDYGFKLNKKLKQLARMSALSHKAKDNGIMILEDFSFDKPKTKNFIELLNNLQLSGKKTLMVLSESDKAVYLSSRNLKQARVVRACDLNTYEILRAHNLVILESSVAEIEKIFEN; the protein is encoded by the coding sequence ATGGAGCTAACAGTATATAACATCAAAGGGGAGAAGACCGGTAAAACGGTTAACCTGAACGATTCGGTATTCAATATCGAACCCAACGACCACGCGATTTACCTTGATACAAAACAGTATCTGGCCAATCAGCGTCAGGGAACCCATAGCTCGAAAGAGAAATCAACTGTTTCGGGCAGTACACGTAAACTGAAGAGGCAAAAAGGAACCGGTGGCGCCCGTGCAGGCAGTATCAAGTCTCCGCTTATGCGGGGTGGTGCCAGGGTATTCGGACCTCAGCCCAGGGATTATGGTTTCAAACTGAACAAGAAGCTGAAGCAACTGGCCCGTATGTCGGCCCTCAGTCACAAGGCCAAAGATAACGGCATCATGATTCTGGAAGACTTCAGCTTTGACAAACCGAAAACCAAAAATTTCATTGAATTACTGAATAATCTGCAACTTTCAGGGAAAAAGACACTTATGGTGTTAAGCGAAAGCGATAAAGCCGTATATTTGTCCTCCCGAAATCTGAAGCAGGCAAGGGTTGTAAGGGCTTGTGATTTAAATACATACGAAATTCTTCGTGCCCACAACCTGGTAATTCTCGAAAGCTCGGTTGCCGAAATCGAAAAAATCTTTGAGAACTAA
- the rplC gene encoding 50S ribosomal protein L3 has protein sequence MSGIIGKKIGMTSVFDANGRNVPCTVIEAGPCYVTQIRTKEVDGYDAIQLAYDDKKEKHTNKAEMGHFAKAGVSPKRKLVEFTRFESGHRKQFGDAVMVDVFEEGEFVDVVGISKGKGFQGVIRRHGFSGVGGVTHGQHNRLRAPGSVGASSWPSRVFKGLRMAGQTGNKRVKMINLQIVKIVKEKNLLLIKGAVPGSNGSYVIVERWS, from the coding sequence ATGTCAGGAATTATAGGAAAAAAAATCGGGATGACCAGCGTATTCGATGCCAATGGCAGGAATGTGCCCTGCACGGTTATTGAAGCCGGGCCCTGCTATGTCACCCAGATCAGGACTAAGGAAGTGGACGGATACGATGCCATCCAGCTTGCTTACGACGATAAAAAGGAAAAGCATACCAACAAGGCCGAGATGGGCCATTTTGCCAAGGCAGGTGTATCCCCCAAGCGTAAACTTGTTGAGTTTACCCGTTTTGAGTCCGGTCACCGCAAGCAGTTTGGTGACGCGGTAATGGTGGATGTTTTTGAAGAAGGCGAATTTGTTGACGTAGTGGGCATTTCCAAGGGAAAAGGTTTCCAGGGTGTTATCCGCCGGCACGGTTTCAGCGGCGTTGGTGGTGTAACCCACGGACAGCACAACAGGTTGAGGGCTCCCGGATCGGTAGGCGCTTCCTCATGGCCCTCACGCGTATTCAAAGGATTGCGCATGGCTGGTCAGACCGGAAACAAAAGGGTAAAGATGATCAACCTCCAGATCGTAAAAATTGTCAAGGAAAAGAATCTTTTGTTAATTAAGGGTGCAGTGCCCGGATCTAACGGATCATACGTAATTGTAGAAAGATGGAGCTAA
- the rpsJ gene encoding 30S ribosomal protein S10, translated as MSQRIRIKLKSYDHNLVDKSAEKIVKTVKSTGAVVNGPIPLPTNKKIFTVLRSTFVNKKSREQFELSSYKRLLDIYSTTSKTIDALMKLELPSGVEVEIKV; from the coding sequence GTGAGCCAAAGGATCAGAATAAAACTGAAATCGTACGATCACAACCTGGTTGATAAATCTGCCGAAAAGATCGTAAAGACCGTGAAATCTACCGGTGCAGTTGTTAACGGCCCCATTCCCCTGCCGACCAACAAAAAAATCTTCACCGTGCTGAGGTCAACCTTTGTCAATAAGAAATCAAGGGAGCAGTTCGAGTTAAGCTCATACAAACGTCTCCTTGACATTTACAGCACTACCAGCAAGACCATTGATGCACTTATGAAGCTTGAGTTGCCCAGTGGTGTTGAAGTAGAGATCAAAGTCTGA
- the fusA gene encoding elongation factor G: MSVKLAHTRNIGIMAHIDAGKTTTTERILYYTGISYKIGEVHEGTATMDWMIQEQERGITITSAATTVYWDCRNEKYKINIIDTPGHVDFTVEVERSLRVLDGAVALFCAVGGVEPQSETVWKQADKYKVPRIAFVNKMDRSGADFFGVLNQMKEKLGANPIPLQIPIGEEDDFTGVVDLITNKAIIWDDDSLGSVFNITDVPAELTELVEEYRTRLIEGVAEEEEALFEKFLNDHNSITPDEMRAIIRKATIEHRITPVLCGASFKNKGVQPLLDAIVSYLPNPSDIDSITGINPNTEKEEVRHPEASEPFAALAFKIATDPFVGRLAFIKVYSGTLAAGSYVLNTGTGKKERIARIMQMHANKQNPLQQVEAGDIAAVVGFKEIRTGDTLCDEKHPIVLESIEFPEPVISIAVEPRAQDDVDKLDSALNKLAEEDPTFTVRVDEETGQTVISGMGELHLEIIADRLRREFKIEINKGNPQVAYKEAFVGTIEHREVYKKQTGGRGRFADILFEMGPADAGIRGLQFINDVKGGNIPKEYIPAIEKGFRIAMQNGVLAGFSLESLKVRLLDGSFHSVDSDALAFEICAKVGFREAAKSGRNVLLEPIMRLEVNCPDEYVGEITSDLNKRRASVDGIDNRNRYQVVKAHVPLSEMFGYVTALRTITSGRGNSSMEFSHYAELPASLTDDVIYKLKGYLVK; this comes from the coding sequence ATGTCCGTTAAATTAGCACATACACGCAACATCGGCATTATGGCGCACATTGACGCGGGTAAAACCACGACAACGGAGCGGATATTGTATTATACCGGGATCAGTTATAAAATCGGTGAAGTGCACGAAGGAACCGCCACCATGGATTGGATGATCCAGGAACAGGAACGCGGAATCACCATTACTTCGGCAGCCACCACCGTTTACTGGGATTGCAGGAACGAAAAATATAAGATCAATATCATCGACACCCCGGGCCACGTAGATTTTACCGTTGAGGTAGAGCGTTCACTCAGGGTACTCGATGGCGCGGTCGCCTTGTTCTGTGCCGTTGGAGGTGTTGAGCCTCAGAGCGAAACTGTCTGGAAACAGGCTGATAAATACAAGGTTCCCCGCATCGCTTTTGTCAATAAGATGGATCGTTCGGGGGCCGATTTCTTCGGGGTTCTCAACCAGATGAAAGAGAAACTCGGCGCCAACCCCATTCCCCTTCAGATTCCCATCGGAGAGGAAGACGACTTTACCGGGGTGGTCGACCTTATCACCAATAAGGCCATCATCTGGGACGATGATTCTCTGGGTTCGGTTTTCAACATTACCGATGTTCCGGCTGAACTTACCGAACTTGTTGAAGAATACAGGACCAGACTTATCGAAGGCGTTGCTGAAGAAGAAGAAGCATTGTTTGAGAAGTTCCTGAACGACCACAACTCCATCACCCCCGATGAAATGCGTGCGATCATCCGCAAAGCTACCATCGAGCACAGGATAACCCCGGTGTTGTGCGGCGCTTCATTTAAAAACAAAGGCGTACAGCCGCTGCTCGACGCCATTGTATCATACTTGCCGAATCCTTCTGATATCGATTCCATAACCGGAATCAACCCCAATACTGAAAAGGAGGAGGTCCGTCATCCGGAAGCCTCGGAGCCATTCGCTGCCCTGGCTTTCAAGATTGCCACCGACCCGTTTGTAGGCCGCCTTGCATTTATCAAGGTTTATTCCGGCACTCTGGCTGCAGGCAGTTATGTGCTGAATACCGGAACCGGTAAAAAGGAGCGCATTGCCCGCATCATGCAGATGCATGCCAACAAGCAGAATCCCCTGCAACAGGTAGAGGCCGGTGATATCGCGGCAGTTGTTGGTTTTAAGGAAATCAGGACCGGCGATACGCTTTGCGATGAAAAACATCCGATCGTTCTGGAATCTATTGAGTTTCCCGAGCCGGTGATCAGTATCGCCGTGGAGCCCCGTGCCCAGGACGATGTTGACAAACTGGATTCAGCGCTTAATAAACTTGCCGAAGAGGATCCCACATTTACCGTAAGGGTGGATGAGGAAACGGGTCAGACCGTTATCAGCGGTATGGGTGAACTTCATCTTGAAATCATTGCCGATCGTTTGAGACGTGAGTTTAAGATAGAGATCAACAAAGGTAATCCCCAGGTCGCTTATAAAGAAGCGTTTGTGGGAACCATTGAGCACCGTGAAGTTTATAAGAAACAAACCGGTGGCAGGGGCAGATTTGCCGACATCCTTTTTGAGATGGGCCCTGCCGATGCCGGAATCCGCGGATTGCAGTTCATCAATGATGTTAAGGGCGGGAATATCCCGAAGGAATACATTCCGGCCATTGAAAAAGGATTCCGCATTGCGATGCAGAATGGCGTGCTGGCCGGTTTCTCTCTCGAGAGTCTGAAAGTCAGGTTGCTTGACGGATCCTTCCATTCGGTGGATTCCGATGCCCTGGCATTTGAAATCTGTGCAAAAGTCGGTTTCAGGGAAGCTGCAAAATCGGGCAGGAATGTATTGCTTGAGCCGATAATGAGGCTTGAGGTCAATTGCCCGGATGAGTATGTTGGTGAAATTACCAGTGATCTTAACAAGCGGCGTGCAAGTGTCGATGGTATCGATAACAGAAACCGCTATCAGGTTGTAAAGGCCCATGTGCCTCTGTCAGAAATGTTCGGATATGTTACAGCCTTGCGTACCATTACTTCGGGCAGGGGGAATTCGAGCATGGAGTTTTCGCATTATGCCGAGCTTCCTGCCAGCCTCACTGACGATGTAATCTACAAGTTAAAAGGATATCTTGTTAAATAA